The region GAGATAAATCAGTACCGAGTGGCGATCGGAATGGTTATAACCTGAATATCTATTCTTCTATTGCATCACATCAGGCCGGCacaggttttaattaattattaatgctaAAGAAGGTGGTTTAGGGTTTTCAATGTCGTTCGACTGGCTTATGCAAATTTCGAAAGTGATTTTGTTGTACAAGTGAAATGGTCCACCGGGATATCATTAAATTTCGttatagttaatattaataatgtcgATAAAAAAcacaagttatttataaaaaaattaaattagtttataatattatacattcgttataaatatttcgtgCTAAAATTATTGCAATCTGCACTTTAATATGcgcaaattagtttttaaattggtttatgtctttatttaataaataatttataaaaatatcaatcttTAGTGTAATGAAATCCGTGATGATAATGTGTCTAGTTAACTAGTacctaaaattgaaaattgttttattttttatacattttttagtttGAACTTCTGTATTACaatcaattacaatttttttaaattaatttgatgagttatcaaaattgaaatattttaaatatcaaatactaCTAAaggttgtttaattttaatttttgaaatacatttatatttaatttcattatttgttttaaaaaatatatattttttaatagttacttgtttaaatgaaacatgaaaaatattcttaataggttaattaatttgtaattggcATATAGttcaaaacataataattgggaaaatcattataaaattttaatttgaaatctaGCCAACAATTATTGTGTGCAGAATTATATTGGTATTTAATTGTCCTCGTTCATATTACTTatggtaataattaaaaattggataaaaatacacaaacaaaTCTAATGTAAAaagaatatgttaaaataccaaaaagacttaaaattttaagtagatTAGTATGATTCAGGCAAATTGACAAAGAAATTACACATTATTACACAAAGGAATGAAAAATAAGATGGTTTATTTTtagcaaatatattttattaataataatcttcgTAAAAATAACTatcattagaaaattttaataaacttaaattcataaattaaacaaaataaaaatatcttgatacaatataaaaataacataaataaaaaaatcaattgcattttttacaaaaatttaaagaaataaaataacaattttaacttaCTTTATACCAATCAGAACAAAAATAACACAGTACATATTATAAGGTAAATTAGGGAAAACtgcaagaaaaatttaaatcaaatgataAGTTCTAATAAGTGGCAAATGAAAATGActgtctttattaaattaaattgttctgtATCTGCAGTCGAACCCTTTTCATTGCATGTTGTACATCAATTTTACCAAAACGattacatacaattttatattgctttataattagattccttgtaCTTTCATCAGCGTTTTCTTCCAATTTCTTATAAAGCATTTCCATTTTCTTCCTTACTAAAATCTCACACTTTTCATATTGCTGagatagattatttaaatatataatcttaTGGAggtatttaatgtaatattttcggatattttttggaaaatatttttttattttacgaaTTTCAGTGCAGGAACACCTTTTCCAATACCTACTATGTTCATCCAAACCCAAGACATAGTGAGTATCTTTATTAAAGAGGGTACCACAAAGTTTACTACCAATTCTGTTTGTTACAAAAGCATGGACAAGTCTAATTTCCTCATCAGTCATATTAATATCTTTGACATTTACATACTTTGCCACAATTGTCATCACACTTAGATCACAGTCTGTTTGTGATTGTGGGAAATTATCACTTGCAATTTGAGTGTCTGTTTTATCAGTGAAAATATCACACTCACTAAAGGTACTTAGGACAGATGAACTAGAGAAAAAAATGTGATGAAAAGAAACCGATTGTGTACTTGAAGGGCTTGCATCAGTTAATCCATTAGCCAGAGgtgaatttttttctgtatttttattcaatttattgtgaatattGGATTTTATCTcttgtaaatcattttttaatgaggCACTTGATGATTTTGAAGGGGttgattgttttaaaacaaaactactTCTTAATTCATATCTCTTTGCCAAGTAATGTAGAGATTTTTTCCAGGTGGTATTATTGcctttaaaacatatatattgaatttcaatttgttatgtCTACGTTAAACCTACCCTCTTGATCCATTTTAACAGCTGTAGCTTTTACTCAAGctcataattttcaaataaatttcgatAGTTTACAACAGTTTACGTTTACAACACTTTTAAACTTGAAGCAGTGCAGCCAAACGTATGTTTTTATAACCAATCTGACATCTTCACAACTAAATCGCGCCTTTTAAACCATAGAAAACCAACAGAACAGCTAAATAAGTTATACCATCTTTATTCAATTAGTATGAACTTTTAAGTATTATGCAACCCACATTGCACAATATATTTGTGGTGACagtgttaggttaggttgtgttattaattaatcttgaaAGTTACTTTAAATCTGATAAAACAACATACACtatgaatataattagaaaagttATTCAAATAGTGCCTCAAGTTAAGccatcattattaataaatgcagAAAATAAACAACTATTGGACATAACCTCTTCACTAACCAGCAGACTatcatgtttaaatattcagggtaagaaacatttattaatgtgttcgttttacttttttagttCCCAGTTAACAATGagttaatttccattttagtTCTTCTGTGAtctattttgttgtttgaaaACAGTGGTCTCATGGACTTTTCAGATGGCTGAGTTATTCTAAGACCATATATAcacttataaattgttaaatactgatattaatttagatattaccTTTTACACACTACATTTACTctgatgtattatttatattcattctatatatatatatatatatataatacatatatacctccttatatatatatggggGTGCTTAATCCAGTAGTGGACTTAAATTTTCTGTAACAAATGAGAgtattatttcttcaatatgcCCAAAATATGCCTATGTGTTTTGGTTTTGGGTGACAAAAATGTTTgtcaaaattggacaaaaaatacaaattttatatggaTGTCCCGCTTgcaaatgggccacactgtattttataacatatatgaataattataaaatttcttttataatttaaactatgaTGAATTTTGTTGAAGACatgttgtttgtttatttgtagCTTTTCCTtcttgaaattgttaaattttcatgttCTTCCAGTTAGAAACCTCACATATTCATATAGTTTGTGAATAGGAAAATTGTGATTATCTTGTCAAAATGTCAATCATCATCAGGCAAATCTGTACATAAACCGATTTTGAAAATACCTTTAAGTTTCATAATCTTGTGccatttgaattataattttccgaACCCGTTGGCAAAAACAGGTACTTTTTCAGTCAACTTCTCGAGACGATTGTGTTTGCATACAATGGATTAACAAAATCGGTTTTGTACGAAAAACCTTACGGAAGAAAAACGCATATGATGAAAAGTTGACAACATAATCTTTTCTTTCTGCGTCCACGACACGAATTAACTTGTTCGGTTTACTCGAAATGTGCATCTCATTTTGTTACGCATTCCCGGAATTCCAACTCTTCTTTTGCGTGTTTATTGCGCAGGGTTTTATTGCCGgggaaagtttttttttttgggcaACACCAAATTTGCACTGTAAAAATTGGCGTTTCGGCACGGTACCGTTATATTATGCATTTTTACGATCGAACTGGACCATCGGGCAAAACAccctcataaaataaatttaaatgatcggttatttttatgaaagtaAAACCtatctgatttatttatttatttggaatcggtttttattagttttgttgtaaaaagtatttaaaaggCATTCTTGGAAACCGTTGGGCATAATTCATATTGCAGAGTTAATTTTGCAACACCCGTACAGTGTGCCCATTTGTGATTATAATCTTGCAGATTTTCGTTGACTATTGTATGGCACCGTCAATGTCGTTTCAATTCTGCTGTGTCATCAGGCATTAGGGAAACTGTACAGTGGTCAGTCTTTTGCtaatttcagattttaatcttttttctcCTACTCCATTCATACTTTTTCGTCCTTACTACCACTAATTTTATACTGAGAATAGGTCCTGACAGAATAATAAATCGTTTTATAAATGCACAACTCTTAGGTCACGTGTGACTTCGTGAATTTTATGGGACAGTGTCCAAATTAAATACCAGTGttttttttgaacaaatctgtttttttttaatttagtttttcaaatatttacagaatGATATCTTATTGCTCTTTCTGATGGAAACAGTCTGACATGGAGCCCACCTAATTCCCACTGTTTACGTTACATTACCAAAAATTGTCCGCCAAAATAGCCAAACAATGAGTCCCACACGTCACCCTTTGCACAGGCAGGTGAACTCTCGGACATTGTCCACTGTGCGACAGTTGCACCCGCACATAAAGCCGTTGCACGGCGCATTGCACATCGTAGATGGGAAAATGGGTCCCAGAAGGATTATGAGTAGATTGACCAGCGATTGTGGTCCCGCCGATGACCACACGGGTTGCCGTCCGTCATGATTCCTCCCGATTTGCTTCGTGACATCTAATCAATTTGTTTATCGGCAGATCGATGCATGGCCTCGTTGTCGCAGATGCACAGGAAGGGGCCGCATCAGAAGATCCGTAAGCCGCGACAACCGCTGGACGGGAATCCCTTCATGAAAGGTGTCGTCATAAAAACGCTTATTAAGAAACCGAAAAAACCGAACTCGGCGAATAGGAAATGCGTCCTAGTCAGGCTATCCAATGGTAAAGAAATGGTGGCTTATATACCAGGGATTGGTCATAATCTTCAGGTGATTTGAATGTATAAATGAAGcgatttaatttgttgattatgatttttttaggaaCACAATATTGTACTTTGCCGTGTAGGAAGAGTCCAAGATTGTCCAGGAGTGAAACTGAAGTGTGTTAGAGGAAAATTCGACTTGGGACatgttattcaaaataaaaagtagaaTTATCTaaagttgttaataaatttgttagttatatttgagttttattattcaattaacacACAAAACATACAAAAGTACAATAGTCGTCATTATTATAACACATAATCATAATAACTAATtagagtttttttttaattaatgagacTATTaaggtattattaatttactaatattttattttgggatctaaaaaatatattttggaatttttagaaaattttatacatatttttattaattgagatTTGTCCTCGTCACTAAATCTAGTTAAAATTGGACAGCCacgtttttattagaaattagttattttattttctaggtGTGGGGTCAAACAAACCCTTAAAGGTCCTCaaactaatttcaaaaagTACCATTTTTTCCATgttgctttaatttcagttggcAATAAAGTTGAATGGTTTTTTGGCATGCAAATTATCCAGTTACAGATTTTCTATTTTGAACTCTgacaatttttctaattttgttgtttctcTGAATTTTGGTAAagatacattataaattttcttacagtttcactttgaccaaagattaaatagatataataAGCAGAAAATCACTAGTAAATGATCAATTTCAATACTCTGGGGCTAATGAAAgatcataaagtaaaaaattggtataattttgaccataaaaaataaacgcaattttttaaagaattaaattagattgaccagtTGCATAGTATAgtcaacaataacagaaaaataataaacataggTACTGGATTCCAATTTAAGTAGTAgtgctcatatttttaataaattttaattaagttgctATACATGTGGCTATTactgtaaatattgaaacattaattttgaagttcaGTATCTCAATAATCattcattcaattaataaatttaataacatttaacatgAATACTctgtataatattcttttcgTTTTATAATTGACTACAGCGGTATCTCCGTACCATAATTAAACCACCATCGTCTTTCACAGTTGGAGTATCAAACTTTTTTGCTTAGTTTGGTTCCTGTAAAAGATGTATCATATAAAATACGAAGCAGGcaaattatataagaaatgtTTGGTTTATACTAAACCAATTAAAACAACTATTAACCAAAAGCCTAATTGCTACTAGTTTAGGTAGAAATAGAAAAATCCAGATTCAAATTAAGATAACGGTaccgtaataaaaatgtgaatggCATTTTTTGAATTGGCCACAAGGGATGTTGTCTCGGCTACTAGTTCACTTGCcgacaaatttttattgaacgtAATAAATGACCGTGCACGTAACGAATCGGACTATGCAAAAGTCCCGTTCATTTTTCATAAAGTTATTACGGTAAGCAAAAATTTTTGGCAACCCGATACAAAAACCCTTTGCACGCTGGCAGATGTTTCCGCATTATGTAGGTCAATAGgtttaaatgtatttgaaatagagattaaaaattttggtcAAATATGTATACAGTTATGCTGGACAGTTGACACAGACATCCATCATATTCTTGCACAAAAGGAAACGAATGAGAAGAATGGGTTTTTGTGGTTTAATGTCGAAAACCCTTCTATAATAACCATATTTGTAAAGGCTGACCAGCAATGACAAGTGACAAGTAGGTAAAAGGATCAATTGGAAAATGTGCAAAACAAGACGTAAGATTTTTACATGTTATGTCCAGTAACAGTAACTTTTAATAACGCAATCGATCACATTACAAGTACTCCTCacaaaatcgatttttaattaactttctaatatataatacCTACATTTTTCCCAAAgcctctatttttaaaaaacttatttcaaaaattttaccgATCACTAATtacctaatttaaaattaatattactactagcgtttttaaaaagatttttattattgtcagtAATTTTAAACGACAGGCCCAATTTTACCTggaaattatgttataataaataaactagttCAAGACAGAACACAAAAGACAGATCATTATTAAccccaataaaataatttaaaaaataaaactcattttttatttaatgtaaattttacaaatataccaGGTAGGGAtacttttatcatatttttgtatttttaatttattcattatttattgttgtgttataatgaatattcgtctcattattcattaattgtatttttaatatttttcaactggTCCAATTTTCTGCATTTTATcgtaattaataagaatttgtaaattacaatttaatttagatctGAACGAATATAGTTTGTTAaggatttataattttattttaatttatttatctttaaccCTCCTTTAAAAGTAAGAGTACATtaagcaaaaatattttgatctgatttacatttaattcatGAAGATTAACTCACAGAAATGCAAGAACACAAAGCACAATGGCCATAAATCAAACAGTAGAACCATTTTCCACGCACTAATCATATTTGGCGTAGGGGTTAAATATCCAAATTACGCTTGTTTTGTATTTCTAGGatccataaaattttacaacgcAATGCTTCAGTTATTGCATCTCGTTGCTACCAGAATTACCAATAACCATTGTCCATTGGGCAATAAAGTCGAAGGGTTAAATGTTAGtcgaaaatattaactttaggTCGAACTGGtgaaatttattgatgtaGATTTATGAACGTTTTCTTAAaacttgattaattatttatgagttCAAAGTCAATGTTGctctattttaataacaaattatatttgactcaaccaaaaatcaatttgtttattgtaaccaaataaagaattttgagAAAATGTAGTTATTAGAagctcaattattttttaacttccaTCCCTTatacaaaattcttaaaaaatattttgtagtatCTTTAGAATTAGgtttggtttaaaaataatttgaccttacaattatttgaataattatatcaagGACTGTAGCTTTTATATACAGTGGCTGTTATGATAAtagctttaaattaattaaaagagattaaaaataatatgttgatCAAGGACCAGACTTCTCAAAAAGTATATTATCTCCACCCATGATATGGAGATACCACTTTGCTTCAAACATAGGCTCTCTTTAAGAAATAGAAGGACGCAAGAgtacacattaaataaaaacattaaaaaatgtgtttcaatatgATAATGATTCCTACCATCTAAAATTATCATAGATTGTATAAAAGACTAAAGCAATAACCATGTGAGATTatgttagttaccaaattcgactttaaaattatacaaattaatatttttctcagtAATCAAAGAAGCTTGGTGGAATAAAAACATGTGCAGTAATGGTCATGGAACAacttattaagatattttaagaatatgaaTTGTACTACTTGTAGTTTCTGTACTTCTACTGACGTAGACCTCCTTCATCGTACTCATGGACcgatttatgtacaaaatattaattaatatgtagaaACGAAAcagttaattgtaaaatacaataaaacacaTATTCAAAACCaaagttgtttatttatgtccaACTGAATTCATCACACAGTATGAAATAGCAAtagaaaaataacatattaattaaactaagtgcttaaagtaaagtaatggttataaaatgaagaaggtaataatattatgcacttctaaaaattttcttgGTATACCTTGCAGTTTGTGTAAAGTGTGTCAAAATTCGGTAGTGTTGCAATTTGCATATTTACCGTGAAGTCGAAAAATTAGGTGATCAGAACGCAAACAAAGAGTTTTTGTGTCTGTAGGTCAGTGAATGTAACGGGGTTTGATTTACGGTCCGCAATTTGCGATTGTGCCCGTCATAAAACTGGCAAGGGGTGGTTGATGCAGCATTCATTGTCTAACTGTAGGTCAGAAACGTGCAAATATATGTCAACCCTTTACCAATATTTCTGCAAATGCCTTCCTGAATCCGAAACTGACTCACGCACTTGCATCGTTGCGGGACCCTTCACTTTCGGTCACAATGTCGTTTCCACAAACTGgcctataaattttaaccgaGTAGGATtagaaatttacatttcaaacTGATTTTATTACCTTTATTAACTTCATGATCATACTTTTATTGTATCCTATTTACAAATACGATTTCTATCTAGTAATGGTGTACAATTTTctgctaaaattaaaacattaccacaaacaaaaattaatgtggAAAATGTTTTGGTACCTACAAACAAAggcacaaaaaatataattaatggcttaattctcaatattattttgatttgtacatatttacgACATCTGGAATAGTTGCAACCCTAACATCCCCCATATAGATGTTAACCAAACATAACTAACCCTTCCTCTTCCGCAAACTTGGACATGTGTGCGACCGTTTCCGTTATGTGGGTGTGATGCCCGCCACCACATGAATAATGATCGAGAGGAATCTTCATCAATCCACGATTGTGGACAAAGCTCCCCCAAATGCTTTGGCCAAATTATAGAATACAATTGGGAATGTTTCACTAATTGACAGCTTCACCCGAAGCGATATTCTATTTTTCTCCCatcttttaatgatttattcacGCGGATTTAACTCAATGCTAAGCTCGGTTACCGTTATTGGGATAAGGCGTGAGATTTTCTACGCGGTAGCCAACGCAAAGGGCTGACAAGTGATGCGTTTAATGCACCTGAATATTTACCAGTGAAtgcgattttttacgtaccgGTTTTTGTTATTCCTCCATGGATACATTACCGTACTAATAAGAAGCGATTAAGAGAACTTTCAGTCCTTGAATGTTTTTTGGAAGTAGCTACATTTTTTCCTAGTTATTATCACAAATctaaacagttaaaataagaatgaaaccttagttaatttaattgttttttgattattataatattttaggataTGTATGTGAATGTATTCTtcttctaaatatataaagtaaataaagttttttactccatttacaataaattaatgtaaaacacattttagtgttctataacaaaataaatagaattaataacTTGTTACTTATTTAATGGGAACTCAGTAAATACAGGATCTAGGCCTTATTCcataatatatcatttttctCCATTTTGGAGGCCTATACCAAAATAAAGGAAtttaccaaattaaattaagaaacttatttaacagatttttaatattcaattgtcTATTATATCTACAGcatattagtaaattataaatatatatcaaaatttgtgttacatataataactattttgttaatgtcaatatttaaatcaaaaatatttgcgGCACCAAGACAAAATTACATAACTTTCAATTTGCTTAATACAAAAATCTCATTATAATTATGGTATACATCTAAACATACTGTAGGTATTACCTAATCATCTTACACATCTAAATAAAAGCATTTTCTGatacctattttatttattcataaatattgatagtACTGATTTCTCTTGTATCTGTGTTAAGccgttttacattttattactcTTTATTGCCCCTTAACTAATGAACCAAAGGAGTAAGAAAATTCACCTGACTTGGAAAGACATCAATCTTCGgcttaaaagttaataattcctGGACTCCAACTTCTGAATAGGGTTAAAAATAATCAGGTAAGTGGCTTGAATAATAATGACATTGATTAAACACAAATCAGATTAATTGCATTATTGACTAAagcaaaattgtaatttatgcaGAATACATCGGCATTTGGTGGTCAAAGGCCAAAATTTGGTTAAAtccttattataaaatttattgacagTAAACATGTTTACGTGTTTGACTCATTAAATGtgttatgattaaaaaaaaactaaagagaAAACAATCAAGGAAGACATGAAACTTTtgacaataaaacatttgtcCTCGAACGAAGAAAAACTATTTCCATAATAACTGGAATACCAATAAAAACATCCTGTCGATCACTTTCTAACAGTAAACAACCTTTTTGTGGCCCCTAAAAAATTTCGCAAATTTTTACAACAGTCAGGTACCGTTGGACAATTGGCAAATTTAACGGTACCCTTGCGTGCGAATCTTGCCCCCCGTAAGGGACAGTACCGTAAATCCGAGAAGAGTGGGGATTAAGTCTATGGTCATCAAAGGGTTGCTTGTGGGTGACGCCGCTTCCATAAATACGAAAACCACTCAGTTCTTCTTATCAGTCGTGTCTTGTCCATCCACGGTGTAGTTCGGTGCTTGGTGCATCCAAATTTGGTTTTGTGCGTGTTAATTGGATACTTAAAACCACATCAACGTAAGTATATATTTCGTTCTTCgtttaacaacaaaataatgtaaagtatgtggaacaatttttaatgaacttctttattttacaGATGAACACTGTACCATTCATGCCCTACAATGCCGCCTTCTACCCCGTATCTTCCAATTACTTCCCAGCCAGCCATGTGGACATCGACGCTCCAATCGATTTAAGTGTTAAAAAAACTTGCACACCGTTCGCGTTCCCACCAACCCAACTGCCCTACATCGAGCCATCAGAATCCTCCGTTTGCCTCAGCCCGAAATCAGTGTCCGACTCCGACGGATCGGAATACTCGGAATCATCCACCGGTGTGTCTTCAGTGGACGTGAAACTTGGTGGACCGAAAGCAGTGAGGCCCTTCAAGGCATTTCCGAAAGATCCGCTAAGTCTCAGCTTGGGAACATCGTTGCCCACACTATGCGACTACAACTCGGACGAGGCTTACGAAGAATTCAGGGAGAAGATGCTGGCCAGGGTGCGCACCAACACGGGAACCAACAAGAACATGAGAAGGAACTCGCAAAGTCAGACGGCGCAAAGCGAAGACCCCAACTACCGGGAGAAAAGGAGGAAGAACAACGAAGCGGCGAAGAGATCGAGGGACGCGAGGAAAGCTAAAGAAGACGAGATCGCGGTCAGATGCGCCTTTCTGGAACAAGAGAACATCAAACTGAAGATGCAGATAAGCTCTGTCGAACAGGAGAACGCCAGGATGAGGATGATGTGCAGTGTCAATAAGTAAATCTTTTGGCTACCTCCTCCATTCTTTTTTGTACTATCGAGAGCTTTATTTTTACGTAAACTTGGAAATCTGTGTTTGGCGGCTCAACTGTGGATTTTCGTATTGGTTTATCACTTTTCTGGTCAATTAGGTTTAATGAAttcatatattgtatataagtatttattttatgtatagaaTAGTTTTAAGAGATGTCATGTGTAACTGTATTTtgtatagaaatataatttataaaatataaataaactattaatacTATCTATTttagactttttttaaataattaccaaagatgataattgtataaattatttttatcatatatttgttttataatactcAAGATAGGTTAACATAACTTaaacaaagattttttaagtatcgatttaattattacgatCCACAAAGTTTCGTTTAAAGTGATctgtattattagtattatttagtatttcttCAGAATGACTTTATTTATGACTTTACATTTGAAAGTTgacattaagttaaaaattattgcaaaACTTCAACAAGATAAACTTGACAAAATAACCATATACCtgaaaacattttacttttggaaatttattttagccttacacattacaaaattacaaattacaattacaaaattgaaGAAGCAAGAaacgtttatatttattgtaaaaataatattatccaGTGTCTCTTATGTTCTTGatgaactaaatattatacctTTAAACAAACaccatttaacaaataaaaattctgtttttgAAAACTTCAATTTATGTCTTCAATTATTGAGTAAAAAGTTTCTTTCTCtgttgtttgaaaataaacccatttaataaaaatagttggaataaaaactattacgtAATTTTCCACAAAAAAACACCTAACAAGTAAAAATTCAATACCTGGAAACTTTGTAATTTACTTTTCCAAACTTATTGCGTTGGACCACCCCCTCGTCAAAGGATTAAACTCTGGTCACcagaatttacataataacatTCCTGGAAACGGTCTTTGAAACGTCGACAAGCCTTTAGTGCAAACGGCATGCAATTTTCGCAAGATCTTTCTGATCTTAGGGAAAGTTAATGCAACGTTAAGTGACGAACGGCAAAAATTCAATGGGACTAAGACAACCTAAAAACTTCATGAAAATATTGGTATTTTCATTGTTCGATTTCCGGCTTCGGTGAAACTATACCGAAtcgaaaaatggaaaatttctaatacattatctaataaatctgcatagtaattttcaaaaatctggttacttaaaaataactgaCCTTCCGTGTTAACGATATCGTTACATAATTTCCAATAACGCAACCAAAAATCATTAGAAAggccattaaaaaattattacggtTTTGTCACGTATGGaccttaaaaatgtgttaaaagtaattagggaaatattaatttaattttgtcagttcTAATAACTAATCATTGTTCGAAGTGTTaacaacaaaacattaaaatataattacgtaTTTCCACTAAatgcataaaaaatactacgcttattttaaatacaaaaacaagTTCTCACGAATTTTGCAAAAGGGCTAACAGAAGCCTGAACTGTAAAATGTGTACAGGTTGGCCCAAATCCCACCTCAATGACAAAACTAACGGAACAGCGGTCAGAAAATCCAACAAAAATGAACAtgcaaataaatacaaataaagaaatccaA is a window of Aethina tumida isolate Nest 87 chromosome 7, icAetTumi1.1, whole genome shotgun sequence DNA encoding:
- the LOC109597697 gene encoding protein giant-like, producing the protein MNTVPFMPYNAAFYPVSSNYFPASHVDIDAPIDLSVKKTCTPFAFPPTQLPYIEPSESSVCLSPKSVSDSDGSEYSESSTGVSSVDVKLGGPKAVRPFKAFPKDPLSLSLGTSLPTLCDYNSDEAYEEFREKMLARVRTNTGTNKNMRRNSQSQTAQSEDPNYREKRRKNNEAAKRSRDARKAKEDEIAVRCAFLEQENIKLKMQISSVEQENARMRMMCSVNK
- the LOC109597687 gene encoding 40S ribosomal protein S12, mitochondrial, producing MNIIRKVIQIVPQVKPSLLINAENKQLLDITSSLTSRLSCLNIQDRCMASLSQMHRKGPHQKIRKPRQPLDGNPFMKGVVIKTLIKKPKKPNSANRKCVLVRLSNGKEMVAYIPGIGHNLQEHNIVLCRVGRVQDCPGVKLKCVRGKFDLGHVIQNKK